The proteins below come from a single Zea mays cultivar B73 chromosome 8, Zm-B73-REFERENCE-NAM-5.0, whole genome shotgun sequence genomic window:
- the LOC109941908 gene encoding tubulin alpha-2 chain-like, whose translation MSLMYAYLIAVVYCICHPEQLISGKEDATNNFACGHYTVGKVIVDLCLDCVRKLADNCTGLQGFLVFNAVGGGTGSGLGSLLLERLSVDYGKKYKLGFTIYPSPQV comes from the exons ATGTCATTGATGTATGCTTACCTGATAGCTGTGGTGTACTG CATCTGCCACCCAGAGCAGCTCATCTCGGGGAAGGAGGACGCAACTAACAACTTTGCCTGTGGCCACTACACGG TTGGGAAGGTGATTGTGGATCTATGCCTGGACTGTGTGCGCAAGCTTGCAGACAACTGCACTGGGCTTCAGGGATTCTTGGTGTTCAATGCTGTTGGTGGTGGTACTGGCTCTGGACTTGGTTCACTGCTGTTGGAGCGCCTTTCAGTTGATTATGGCAAGAAGTACAAGCTTGGTTTCACCATTTATCCTTCCCCACAGGTATGA
- the LOC103636049 gene encoding probable aldo-keto reductase 1, producing MEWSLWSRDIEPEIVPLCRELGIGIVPYSPLGHGFFGGRGVKEQVSAESNLHGIPKFAPENLEKKKQIYLRMEELANQHQCSPAQLALAWVLHQGDDVVPIPGTTKIKNLDSNIDSLKVKLTDEDLKEIGSQIREEDVAGGRQFTSFAHTTWKYADTPKKQS from the exons ATGGAGTGGTCTCTCTGGTCTCGCGACATTGAGCCCGAAATTGTGCCGCTCTGCAG AGAATTGGGCATTGGAATTGTACCATACAGTCCTCTTGGCCATGGGTTTTTTGGTGGAAGAGGAGTGAAAGAACAAGTGTCTGCTGAATCTAATCTG CATGGGATCCCAAAGTTTGCtccagaaaatttggagaagaaaAAGCAAATTTATTTGCGAATGGAAGAGCTGGCCAACCAGCACCAGTGCAGCCCTGCTCAGCTAGCTTTAGCATGGGTTCTGCATCAAGGAGATGATGTGGTTCCTATACCAG GGACAACCAAAATCAAGAATCTAGATTCCAACATTGACTCCTTGAAGGTGAAACTGACAGACGAAGATCTGAAAGAAATAGGCAGCCAGATACGGGAAGAAGATGTGGCTGGTGGAAGACAATTCACTTCATTTGCACATACCACCTGGAAGTACGCTGATACGCCAAAGAAGCAGAGCTAA